The region aacaaatacataGATTACTTGCGAGAGGGAAAGCTCCCAACGGACTCTAAGGAATCGAGGTCTCTTCGAACCAAGGCTGCAAGATTCTACTTGGTCGATGACCAATTGTATCATCGGTCTTTCTACGGACCTTTGGCTAAATGCTTGGGGCCCGGAGAAACAGACTATGTGATGAGGAAAATTCACGAAGGAACCGTGGTAATCATTTGGATGCCGAAGCCTTGGTCCCAAAGATAATTAGAGCGGGATATTACTGGAACCGGACGGAGGAGGACGCGAAAAGCTTTGTCCAAAAGTGTGACGGGTGCCAAAGGCACGCACCGATGATACACTAACAAGGAGAGATTCTACATCGCACCGATGATACACCAACAAGGAGAGTTGCTGCATCCGGTTCTATCGCCTTGGCCGTTTATGAAATGGGGAATAGACATTATCGGCCTTTCGCCGTGGGCTCCAGGTAAGGctcgttttattttatttatgtctgaCTACttttctaaatgggttgaagTGTAGGCCTTCAAAAAAGTTCGAGAGAAGGAAGTCAGTAACTTCATTTGGGACCATATCGTTTGTCGGTTCGGCATCGGTAGAGATAACTTGCGATAACGGTTGCCAGCTCATAGGAAACAAAGTTAATGACTTCCTtgaagggttgaagatcaaaaGATTTtatcaactccgtatcacccgagTGCAAACGGATAGGCGGTCGACAAATAAAACCATAATCCAAAATCTCGAGGAGCGGTTAGAGTCGTCAAACACAAGTGGAAGGAAGTGTTGTCACGGAGGTGTTATGTGCCTATAGAACGACATCAAAGTCAAGTACCAGAGAAACACCATTTTTTCTAGTTTATGGGGCCGAGGATTTAATTCCTGTAGAAGTTGGTGAACCGAGCCTAAGGTTCCagtatgcaacgaacgagtcgAATGAAGAGGCTATAGCCGTAAGGCTTGACTTAACGGGCAAACTACATGAGAATATGCTGGTCCGTTTAGCAGCTCAAAAAAAGCGGATGGGAAGATACTACAATCGAAGAACGAACCTTCGGCATTTCCAGGTTGGGGACTTAGTGCTCCGGAAAATTACCCTACACACTAAGAATCCCGATGATGGAAAGTTGGATCCGAACTGGGAAGGACCGTATAAGGTAACCGGAATAACCGACAAAGGATCGTATTAATTGGAAACCGGAGACGGCCAACAACTGCACAACAACTGGAACGTAGTACATTTAAAGAAATACTACTGCTAAGGTACGATCTGTTAACCCTCTGTGAATTCTAGTaattctcacctttcttctttgcAAGGTCAAAATCGGAGTGAAATTTGTAGGTATTAGaattaggtctgaaaacacatGTTGCACTTTTTTCCTTAGCCCGGTTTTAtcccgaagtgggttttccggcaaggtttttaacgagatAACAAGTACAGCGTGTTACCTTAGTTTTGAAGAACGAGGCTAAGTGTCGTGAACTTGAAGGCCAGCCAAGTGCTTGGGATTGGATAGTCAACAACATCGTTTCGTGTAGTGTTTCTCCGTTGACGCTTCATGAacaaacactaggggactatgACTCCCTTGCCAGGAAAAACGAAACCGGAGAATAAGCTCAAAGAAGCAAAGCAAGAAACAAAGTCAATGTTAaaacaatttttgttttttgaccAAGCCTTCTGTATTAGGATTTGATGTAAGGGCCAAACGATCGAATGAATCGTGCCCGGATAGTATTGCTATGGCAAAAGTAGAAGGAGTCGGACAAAGTCCTTAGTTTTTGTATGaaacaaatatttgaaatacgaagaaaaaaaaactttttgaaaTATGCTCTTTTATGAATGATACCATCGACTGGGGACTGTCGTCACAAAATAGGCGAAGGCACTAAGGTTAAAATTAAACGAACCAAAATTACGAAAACTCTAAATAGTCGGGAGAAGGTCGAATGATTAAAGACCTCGACTTAAATGCCCGaggtgattcggagacgtccgaattcacaaagcataagaAGGCTCCAGCGGGCAAGCCATTAATAAGATCATCGGTCGAACAGGGACGGGTTAAAATAAAGCCCAAAACTCCAAAGTAAAGTTGGCtcgatttttaaagaaaaaatcttTTAAGGGCTTAAGGTCGAACCTCAGCCATCTTTTACGAAGCAAACATCAATGcgaaataatcataaaatataCCCGACTCAAAGAGTGGAGGAAATATTGGCAAAAGGAAATGCGAAATTTTATATATAGCATAATGGGCCAGAGCTTTACACTTGTGATTTTCATGaagatcaaaaacaaaaaacaaaagttCCTATGGTCCTATCTACCCGTCGGGGTTAAGAACCTCGAGTGATCGCAGCCGGCCTTTAGGTCTTCCTCGGAGCTATCCTTGAGTGCTTTCTTAGCCCTATCCTCGATCATCTTTGCGTCCAGTATACGAGTCGGAATATCTTCAATACCCCGTTGAAATGCCTCGAGTGTAATCCTCCGAGACTTCCACCTCTCGTGTTCAACTAAAAGGGTAGAACGAGCCTTGGTAGCCTCAATTTCTTTCTAAGGTTCCTCCAGGTTGGCCTAAGCTTTCTTTAATTTCCCTTCTAATTCGGACTTCATGTCACTCAGAGTGACCCGAACCTCGTTGAAAGATGCCAGCTCGACCTGAAGTGCATCACTGGCTTAAACAACGACCTCGAGCTTTTTCTTGAGTTCATCATTGATCCGGTCTCGAGTCTCGGCCTTTTCTTCCATAACCTTCAACTTATCTTTTTCCATGGCCTTTTCTTACCAAGCCGCTCGAACTTCTCGTTCATTTTTGCAGCCTCGCCTTTAATTGAATCGAGCCCTTCCCTCAATTGCGCGATGATAGCTTCAAACTCACCAAGTATGGTGGCGAATTCGGCATTCTCTTGGCTAAGGTGTTTGTTGTCCCCTTCCAGGACTTTGCTTTTTTCGACTACATCGTCAAGCTCAGTTTTCAACCGGAGATTCTCCTTTTTGTCTGCTTCGAGCTCGGATTGGAGAGTTAGAGGAGTAATGACCCGGTTCAGTTGATCCTCTTTTTGTTGCAAGAGAAGTTTAAGCCGTATGAATCCTGAGAACATACAATATGCCATGCAACAACTCGCTTTGGAAGAACTCAATTATTATCCTTCAAGCGATGATGAGACTTATATGCATAGTTATATGTTTTTGGGTTCTTGTGATGGTCTTATTCTGATTAATCTAAATCAACATATTTACTTGTGGAATCCTGCCACCCGATTTAGCACCAAAGTGCTTGAGCTTGACCGCTTGAATGACGATTACCGTATATGTGGGGGGCTTTGTTTCGATTCCTCCAAGAATGTTTACAAGGTAGTGCTGATTATGGTCCATTAGACCCCAAGTTATGGTGGCAAGTTTGTTATAGTTGCTAGTCCTGAAGACAAACAATGGAGGCAACTCGAATTCCCTTATGATATCCACTCAGTAAGTGAAGGGATTACATTGCAGGGACGACTTCACTGTAGTGTTAGGGTCAACAAATCCTATTTTGGAAATAATGATGGTGAAGATGATGACAATGACAGAGATAATGGACTTCAGGAGAGTATGTGGGATCGTTTCGGTCCTCGTAAccaaataatttattttgatccTATCTCTGAAAAGTTCAATATGTTTTCGGCTCCCGAGCCTAAATCTAATAAAGAAGAGAATGTTATAATTGGTTTAGGAGTTATAAATGAATGTCTCTGTATGACTCGCTTGGATGATGATAAGGACAGTGTCGAGATACTAGTCATGAAGGAATATGGAGTAAAGGAATCATGGACATCCTTAATGTTCATAAGGAATTTAGAAATAAATTCTTCTTATGAATTTGCAGAGCCCTTTTCCATGACGGAGACCAGAGAAGTAGCCTTGATAATAGGGgcttttgacaaaaaaattacTCTATACAATCCTAAGGACGATAATATGAGTGACGTTCCTGTAGGGATATTTTGCGACATCATTACCTATGTGGAAAGCTTGATCTCGCCGGAGGAATACTACTGGAGTGAGGAGCAGCACAAAATGATTGAACATAACGGTACTAAAATAGCATGGATACCGAGATGAGTGCATGCCAATATGTAAGAAAATTTTGCTGTTataaatgatttcataaattACTCTACAAGGGTAAGACTTTGAATCTGAGCTCTGTTCTTAAAGACTGGAAGGAAGTATGGAGCATTTTCTCATAAAAATCGaaaattgttgcattttgttCTTCTCTTTGAAATTTACAGCAGAATACATAAACTTACCAGAATGTACAAAAAATGGGACATAAGATATGCAGCATTTTCGATCCTTTGGAGCACTGAGAAAACGCATGGTGGAAATAGGTTCCCATTGAAACGTCGGGAAACTTTCTAACTTTGTGAAAACACTGTTATCTAGGTTACCGACATTCAGTATGAAATAGCCACTAAACATTTTTCAGTGGGAAAATTAGAGATTATTTAGTAGTGTATAGAACACAATGTAATGGATTCAAGCCTTACATTGCTATGGAGGGAATAATCTAGGTAGAAAAATTAGCTTTGCTccgaaagttcaagaaaaatttgtggTACTATTCTCTTGTTATTGTACTTCTCTTGTGATTATATTTGGTTTGTCCGGCTTAGTTATTCTGTTTTTGTAGTCTGTACTTTGTATTCGGCTTAGTAAACACACTTACATATGTAGTATTAACTcctattagtatgattttatctTTTGTAATGACGTTATGTATACTTATAAGTTAATGGGATCTTCATCCTAAAAccaacaaatcaacaaaaacTAGTTTGACAATTTGTAAGTCCGCTATATATTATTTTCGGAAGGTGTTGAAAATCAATAATAGGGAATGTGATTTAAGTACTGTAgctttttatttaaatattgtaATCTTGAAATTGAATGTAAATTACAGTAGTTTTTAACAGATATGTTTGTGTATATGAATTAACTTTAGTCACGCATGCATAATTCAATGTTAGTGGAATGAGgcacataaaatattaaaacGTGTTAGCAACTTCAGTATTGAGACTGGCAGAAAACCAAATTAACAAACTTATTCCCGATGTAGAGAGGTAGTAACATAGAAGGTTACCCAACTATGGGTAATAATCTCTCAAAgtcatatttttttgttttgtaacaACAAGGTCACCCAACTATGTGTAATGATCTCTCAagatcatatttttattttgtaacaACAAGGTCGCTCAACTTTTCTTATATCACATCAAAAGTCACCCAATACATATTTGGCAAATAAAATATGACATGGCATTTAATTTAGTCCACATgtacttttccttctttttttctcagtCCATGTGGCAAAAAAATCAGATTCGACCCAAACCCAAATTAACCTTATTCTCTCTTAATTAAAATAgagtttctctctctctaaaaaaaTTGACTCATCGTTTTATTAAAATCGTGTCgtcttcttttccttctcttaTTTGGCATGACTAAGGAGCAAATTGGACGTTGCAGAAGGTCTTGAGGGTGTCAATAACGAACAAGTTGAAGTCATAGAGAGTGTGAATGAACAAATTGCATTTTCTAATGTATGtgtgtttaaaaaagaaacagaCTTTTTAAGAAAAGAGTCATGAAGAAATATGTACAAGAAGTCTAAGAAGTgttaaagaaggaaaaagaagatgacACGATTTTAATTAAATGATGAGCCAATTTTtttcagagagagagagagagagagaaactctATTTTAATTAAGAGAAAATAGGGTTAATTTGGGTTTGGGTTTGGATCGGGCCGGGTCGGGTCTTTTTGGCACGTGGActgagaagaaaaagaagaaaaagtacaTGTGGACTAAATTAaatgtcatgtcatattttatttGTCAAATATGTATTGGGTGACTTTTGATgtgatatagggaaagttgggTGACCTTGTTGttacaaaataaagaaacatgACCTTGAAAGATCATTAGTCATAATTGGGTGACCGTGTTGTTACAAAACAAAGAAACATGACTTTGAGAGATCATTACCCATAGTTGGGTGACCTTCTGTGTTACTACCTCTCGATGTGGAGTTTTAACagacatgaaatttaaaaaagatcATCTTCGTTTCAAAGTCATCCTATGTTTGCGTATGTATTATTTCTTGTCGTCGCTTCTGCTTTAGTTACTTGCTATATATTACTGTATATCCTGATGTTGTTATTGCTTATGTTTTCATAATTGTTGTATTTCTGCCTTACTTGAGCCGAGGATCTACCCGAAACAACCGTTATTGTTTACGAGTGGAGAGAGAaaagttaagaaaataaaaaactaaaaagagtGCCAGCCGAAATCAAGGAATTGACGTTACaataaaatcccaaaattttaGCTTATATTAATCATATCTTTATtaccctctgtttggatggttgtttcccgtggttcattaatgtacagtatggtatggtacagtatggtgttgtattgtattgtattgtattgtagtgtactgtattaatgaacacaatgtttggatagactgtatcgtttgttgtggtttaataacatttgtattgtttgacTGTATGATACTGTttaataacttgtaagtttactaaaatacccttaactcttaattagaaattagtttatatatgttaataaaactcaggtaaagaataggaactttaaaaaataagtaaatattgggtaggggtggtggaggggtgggtggtgtgaggtgggtggttgtggtAGGAGGGTGAGGGTAGCTGGTACGTGGtttgggtggtggtgaggggtagtaggtgcgggtggtggaggggtggggggtgtgaggtgggtggttgtgggatgaagGTCGGGGTGAGTTGTTGTGGGGTGGTGGATTGTGGAGGGTggggtataatggagaaatgaaatacgtaaccacgaaaaaatcaccaaattcgtggttataaaaattgggacttttcatggttatataaccatgggaTGGATCACGGGTCTACAACACAAaaccacataattttaagaacaatggaaacaaatatg is a window of Lycium ferocissimum isolate CSIRO_LF1 chromosome 12, AGI_CSIRO_Lferr_CH_V1, whole genome shotgun sequence DNA encoding:
- the LOC132039168 gene encoding uncharacterized protein LOC132039168, coding for MQQLALEELNYYPSSDDETYMHSYMFLGSCDGLILINLNQHIYLWNPATRFSTKVLELDRLNDDYRICGGLCFDSSKNVYKGRLHCSVRVNKSYFGNNDGEDDDNDRDNGLQESMWDRFGPRNQIIYFDPISEKFNMFSAPEPKSNKEENVIIGLGVINECLCMTRLDDDKDSVEILVMKEYGVKESWTSLMFIRNLEINSSYEFAEPFSMTETREVALIIGAFDKKITLYNPKDDNMSDVPVGIFCDIITYVESLISPEEYYWSEEQHKMIEHNGTKIAWIPR